The following are from one region of the Corylus avellana chromosome ca1, CavTom2PMs-1.0 genome:
- the LOC132168952 gene encoding uncharacterized protein LOC132168952 codes for MLRHIWSIFARSGSIWVAWVRENLLKRKSFWSVGISQNSSWSWRKILKLRDIAKRFLKFEIGNGDNIHMWLDLWYPAGILIEQYGFRVVYDAQSNIEAKLSSVICNGDWFWRPGRSEALVDIQARLSEACLSQCDKPIWLDSKKGVYVSVETWEALRKKNAKVKCYLNGVIRVMFNAVFVIVKLKIVITSSLDAVLVLEYGSIAWWFLVLWFIIFGVPEMRLNMMVFPKLKSNC; via the exons ATGCTTAGGCATATCTGGAGCATTTTTGCTAGGTCTGGTTCCATTTGGGTTGCATGGGTAAGAGAAAATCTTTTGAAGAGAAAGAGTTTCTGGAGTGTAGGCATTTCTCAGAACAgttcttggagttggaggaaaattttgaaactaaGAGATATTGCCAAAAGATTCTTAAAGTTTGAGATTGGGAATGGGGATAATATTCATATGTGGCTGGATTTGTGGTATCCTGCAGGAATATTGATTGAGCAGTATGGCTTTAGGGTTGTCTATGATGCTCAAAGTAATATTGAAGCTAAACTGTCTTCTGTCATCTGCAATGgagattggttttggagacctGGAAGATCAGAAGCTTTAGTTGACATTCAAGCTAGACTTTCGGAAGCTTGCTTGAGTCAGTGTGATAAACCTATTTGGCTTGATTCTAAGAAGGGTGTCTATGTTAGTGTAGAAACTTGGGAagctcttagaaagaagaatgcAAAG GTGAAATGTTACTTAAATGGGGTTATAAGGGTGATGTTTAATGCTGTTTTTGTCatagtcaaattgaaaattgtgaTCACATCTTCTTTGGATGCAGTTTTAGTTCTAGAATATGGAAGTATTGCATG GTGGTTCTTGGTTCTGTGGTTTATAATCTTTGGCGTACCAGAAATGAGATTAAACATGATGGTGTTCCCAAAACTGAAGAGCAATTGTTGA
- the LOC132168962 gene encoding uncharacterized protein LOC132168962, producing MPYPDTLLLRQSNNRLLQEESYYDRNSLRDKRIKLLSDLNCEQRNIYEAIIGSVTYNKGGFFFVYGHGGTGKTYLWRTLICRLRSEGKIVIAVASSGIAALLLPGGRTAHSRFQIPINVTDSSTCGFKQGSHLAELMTRASLIIWDEATMAHRNCFEAVDRSLRDILHFNDPKSGDKLFGEKTVVLGGDFRQILSVVAKGRREQIVEASVNKSSLWKFCTIFTLTKNMRLEQNPDTNTTKEFAQWILKIGDGELDDKEGEASIEIPYDLIIRHQSHPINDIVNDKYPEFQTKYTDAKYLEDKAILVPTNEDVQNINDYMLDLINVDEKTYLSSDSICKAGSNIQDQDILYPIEFLNSLKFPA from the exons ATGCCATATCCAGACACATTGCTTCTTAGACAAAGTAACAATAGACTATTGCAAGAAGAATCATATTATGATAGGAATTCATTGAGAGATAAGCGTATTAAACTTCTTAGTGATTTGAATTGTGAgcaaagaaatatatatgaaGCAATAATTGGATCTGTTACATACAATAAAGGtggtttcttctttgtttatGGACATGGCGGTACTGGTAAGACTTATTTATGGAGAACATTGATATGTCGATTGCGTTCTGAAGGAAAGATAGTAATTGCAGTTGCATCTTCTGGGATTGCAGCATTGTTATTACCTGGAGGAAGAACAGCTCATTCAAGGTTTCAGATTCCGATCAATGTAACAGATAGCTCAACCTGCGGGTTTAAACAAGGTTCACATCTTGCAGAATTAATGACAAGAGCAAGTCTAATAATTTGGGATGAAGCTACAATGGCTCATCGAAATTGTTTTGAAGCTGTAGATCGTTCATTAAGAgatattttacattttaatgATCCCAAAAGTGGAGATAAACTATTTGGAGAAAAGACAGTTGTCCTTGGTGGTGATTTTCGACAAATATTATCAGTTGTAGCTAAAGGACGAAGAgaacaaattgttgaagcatCAGTTAACAAGTCTTCATTATGGAAATTTTGTACAATTTTTACTTTGACAAAAAATATGAGACTTGAACAAAATCCAGATACTAATACTACAAAGGAATTCGCACAATGGATTTTGAAAATAGGTGATGGCGAATTAGATGATAAGGAAGGTGAAGCGTCCATTGAGATACCATATGATTTAATAATTCGACATCAGAGTCATCCTATTAATGACATAGTGAATGATAAGTATCCTGAATTCCAAACTAAATACACTGATGCAAAGTATTTAGAAGATAAAGCTATTTTAGTTCCAACAAATGAAGATGTGCAAAACATAAATGATTACATGCTTGATCTTATTAATGTCGATGAAAAAACATATCTCAGTTCAGATTCAATATGTAAAGCTGGAAGCAACATTCAAGACCAAGATATTCTATATCCAATAGAATTTCTAAACTCATTGAAATTCCCAG CATAG
- the LOC132163418 gene encoding uncharacterized protein LOC132163418 encodes MEAQKSKKQSSPAAATPPMASCRKKKNEEATFLEDFKEHIDEFVHASMDEHKTCFKKTIQKMFGMSKIVAERSSEAKGVESSLPLQTTLSD; translated from the exons ATGGAAgcacaaaaaagtaaaaaacagtCTTCACCTGCTGCTGCAACCCCACCCATGGCTTCATGtcgaaagaagaagaatgaggaAGCCACATTCTTGGAGGATTTCAAGGAGCACATTGATGAGTTCGTGCATGCATCTATGGATGAACACAAAACTTGCTTCAAGAAGACCATACAGAAG ATGTTTGGAATGTCAAAGATTGTTGCAGAAAGGAGTTCAGAAGCAAAGGGAGTTGAAAGCTCTCTGCCCCTCCAAACAACGTTGTCAGACTAG
- the LOC132168972 gene encoding zinc finger BED domain-containing protein RICESLEEPER 2-like — translation MENTSQSMELEDIEVDVDYDILTVIPTPGSVESGSTENTPNQPVNTVSPAGATAGAGDGSGLSENGQYQKKEWQKTSKVWNDFGSLTTFCYKESRVRELAAHMVLLHEYPFNMMEHELFNKFMRACTPHWKKISHATIRNDCITTYQNEKRKLRTLLKLVDKVNITTDMWTSCQRVSYIVVTCHFVDSTWCLQKRILNFCNVPPPHSGVVIADALRNCFSDWGIEDKIHTITVDNASANDSAIRIIKDDFELKNALSVGGRLFHVRCCAHITNLLVQSGLVEIRGIIDDVRQGIKYIVASKSRLNVFSEIAKRLHLPCKKLILDVPIRWNSTYLMLDTVIKYKEVFPRYHRVEQAFQWVVTPEQWEMVGNVNQVLSIFNDVTNVVSGSEYPTANLYFPEVWRMKEVLMIKCDDRNEYMRSMASTMIDKFDKYWGDSNLLMSIAAVLDPRYKMKLINFCFLIIYPLTEACSHIKNVLQETVQVNVPSCSFSSAIVGDVVSKISEGRSRFADHIRSSDIIRPIKTDLDVYLEDDVYICGKNENGVYMETDFNALACAGGRVIEPHRASLSADTVQMLLCGSDWVRALHGIKRKSAGDKLVEVELPTTTTSTT, via the exons aTGGAGAATACGAGTCAGTCCATGGAATTGGAAGATATTGAAGTTGATGTAGATTATGATATACTTACTGTCATCCCTACACCTGGATCTGTTGAGTCTGGTAGCACTGAAAATACACCAAATCAACCTGTTAACACTGTTTCTCCTGCTGGGGCTACGGCTGGGGCTGGGGATGGAAGTGGCCTGAGTGAGAATGGACAATATCAAAAGAAGGAATGGCAAAAGACTTCTAAAGTCTGGAATGACTTTG GAAGTCTGACAACTTTTTGTTACAAAGAGAGTAGGGTTAGGGAACTTGCTGCCCATATGGTGCTACTCCACGAGTACCCTTTTAATATGATGgagcatgaactttttaataagTTCATGAGGGCCTGCACACCCCACTGGAAAAAAATAAGCCATGCAACTATTAGGAATGATTGCATTACCActtaccaaaatgaaaaaaggaagcTAAGAACACTTTTGAAATTGGTTGACAAGGTGAACATCACCACCGATATGTGGACCTCTTGTCAAAGAGTGTCATATATAGTGGTGACTTGCCACTTTGTGGATTCAACTTGGTGCctccaaaaaagaattttaaatttttgcaatgtacctcCTCCACATTCTGGTGTTGTGATTGCTGATGCATTAAGGAATTGTTTTTCTGATTGGGGAATTGAGGATAAAATTCATACCATTACTGTTGATAATGCTTCAGCTAATGATTCTGCAATTAGAATTATAAAAGATGACTTTGAGTTGAAGAATGCTTTGTCGGTTGGGGGTAGGTTGTTTCATGTTAGGTGTTGTGCACACATTACAAACTTGTTGGTGCAGTCTGGGCTTGTTGAAATTAGGGGTATTATAGATGATGTTAGGCAGGGCATAAAATATATAGTGGCTTCTAAAAGTAGGTTGAATGTCTTTAGTGAGATAGCAAAGAGATTGCATTTACCCTGTAAGAAGCTGATTTTAGATGTCCCCATACGTTGGAACAGCACCTATTTGATGTTGGACACTGTAATTAAGTATAAAGAAGTGTTTCCTAGGTACCATAGAGTTGAGCAAGCATTTCAGTGGGTTGTAACTCCAGAACAGTGGGAAATGGTGGGTAATGTGAACCAGGTTTTGTCAATTTTCAATGATGTAACCAATGTTGTGTCTGGTAGTGAGTACCCTACTGCAAATTTGTATTTTCCTGAGGTTTGGAGGATGAAAGAAGTTTTGATGATCAAGTGTGATGATAGGAATGAGTACATGAGGTCAATGGCAAGTACGATGATTgacaaatttgataagtattggggtgaTAGCAATTTGTTGATGTCCATAGCTGCTGTCTTAGATCCTAGATACAAGATGAAGTTGATCAATTTCTGTTTCCTTATCATTTATCCTTTGACCGAAGCTTGTAGTCACATTAAGAATGTGTTG CAAGAAACTGTCCAAGTAAATGTTCCTTCTTGTTCTTTCTCAAGTGCAATTGTTGGAGATGTGGTGTCCAAAATTTCTGAAGGTCGATCAAGGTTTGCTGACCATATAAGAAGTAGTGACATCATCCGGCCCATTAAAACAGATTTGGATGTTTATCTTGAAGATGATGTCTACATTTGTGGTAAGAATGAGAATGGAGTATATATGGAAACAGATTTTAATGCTTTGGCATG TGCTGGTGGTAGGGTTATTGAACCCCATAGAGCATCGTTATCCGCTGACACTGTTCAGATGCTCTTATGTGGTTCAGATTGGGTGAGAGCACTTCATGGCATCAAGAGAAAATCTGCTGGTGAT aaattgGTTGAAGTGGAGTTgcctacaactacaacttcaacTACCTGA